Genomic DNA from Nitrosarchaeum koreense MY1:
TGATGAAATTTAATGCAGATGGTGTTGATGCCATTTATTATTTCTGCAATCTTTGAATACTCTGATTGTTTTTCTGAAATGTCATTTTTTATAATTCTCATGTAATGGATAATTTTTTTTACTTGCTTGTTTTTCTGATTCTTTGATATTGCTGCAGTTGATAAATCCTTTAGGTTTGCAGAGATGTCGCACAACTTGATTAATTTTGCATCAATTGATGCATTTTTTAATTGCGTGACATACTGCTGCTCGATGTCTTTTTTTGCAACGCTCTTGTCTTTTGTCAAAGATAGAATAATGACTGCAATTTCCCGTCCAAATTTTTCATTTATCTGATCAAATGTCACATCAGTATCTTCTATGATGTCGTGCATCCAAGCCGCTGCAAGGACGTTTTTGTCAGTGACTCCTAAATTTTTGAGTCTGTTTACAACTCCTTCCAAGTGATCAGAGTATGGAGTAACCCCGTCTTTTCGTTTTTGATTTTTGTGTTTCTCATGTGCAAGTTTTTTTGCCTTTAGTACAATGTCTGCACTGTCTTCCATGCGGTTTTGGTTTTATCCCCGGTATGTAGAGGTTTATTCCGTGAAGATATACTTAAGTTTGATATTTGTGCCTATTGTCTGTGAGTGACGCAAACTATCGAGCCACTTTGGTAATTCTAAATGATATCGAGTCACACGGACTGGTCCAGTTTAATGAGCAATACTGTGACGAGGAATTTTTTAAAAATTTTTTAGAGTTTGAAAAAGACTTTTCAAATTCGTTTCATGATGTTGCACGCAGCCTTGGTTCTCAAAATCAAGAGACAATGGTCTTTGCAATTTATTCAGAGATGTCCTTTATTATGTCGCATCTTGATGTGATAAACAAGTTTCTCAAAATTATTGTAAATCCTGCTAAACTAAAGGGCGGCTTTGATGAGAACACTTCGCTTTATCAGATGGTTACTAAAATTTGCAACAAGATGCAGTATTCTGAAAAGCTAAAAAATTCGATACGTGGAATGTTTCTGCTTGGCTTTAGAAATGCAATAACTACTCAGCAATATCGAATCTATCAAAATGATGATCTTGTAATTTTCCCAAATGACGAGAACTTAAAAAAACATTTTAGCATAAAGGATCTTACCGATTACTCATTACAGGTAATAAGTATGCTTGAGGCAATGATTGACTGGTCAAATGGCGGAAAAAAATCCGTTGATAATTCTACTAACGCTCTTTATTCGCTAGTTGATGATATGAAAAGACAAGTCGAATTATTGGATAAAAAACTAGACAGACTATGCTAATTTTTCCAAAATGGATGTGACATTTCTCAAAAAGTTCCACTGTTCTTAAGTTTCAAGTTTACGTAAGTAAATTGTCCTAATTCGTACTGTCTAGTTGAAATAGAGATATTTCAGCGAGACTTTATTTTTTAAATTTAATCCTTTTATATCGTATTTTTCAGACTCAATTAAATGGTAATAAATGGTATTTTTAAAAAATTATCATTGATCGTGCTCAAAAATCCTGTGTTGGTAGTGCGTAAATTGTAAAAAATATCGAGTTTTATTTTTATATGATTTTTACAAAAAAATCAAACTTGTATATTATCATTTAAATTTTAGAATATTTTAAACTATGAAGAAATTATTGGATTCTAAACCCCTTTTTATGGATAATTCCTACGTCCTTGTTAAATACAAAATTTACATAATGGGGGTATGCTTAGATTAAAAAGTAAAAAAAACATCATCAAAATAATTCAAAGTAAATGGAATCAATTAGAAAATCCTGAAGAAGAATGGATATAATTAGAGAATAGTCTAATTGAAATCAGGTTCTAAACTCTTTTCATCCCTAATTGTCTATCTTCTCTATAATCCTAAATGCTTCATAATTCGGCAAACTCATCAGCAATCAGACATAGCTTTCTTAATCATCAGCAATTGATAATTTTCATTCTATGATATATTGGTATTTTTGCTGCAAAGCATAACTTTTTGATATCCCAAAAACCATTCTCACTTTATGGCTAACATGGATAAACTGTACAGAAGCATTGCTGCAAAAATTATCCAAAGATGCCATGGCAGCATCAAAATTACAAAGCACGGAAAAATAATCGAAGTCTATGATGTAAACAGACACATCTGGAGCAAGGGACTGGCAGGACTAATTATCAAAGAGGAATGCAAAAACGCAGATCTCAAAGAATGGGAGTTTGCACATGTCAGAACCTATGTAATTCAACAATTACTAAAATAACCTAGTATGTTACTTTGCGAATCAGGTGCGGCTCTTTTAGCATCACTTGATAGTCTTTGGCAGCTGACAGTTCAACTTCCTTGAGATTGTGGTTTGTAATTACAGTCAATGCTTCACATCTTGAACAAAGTATTGTCTGGCCGTCTGATCTTCGTTCAAAGACAATATTTTTTTCCAGTTTGTCGTCTTTTTGGCACCTTGGACAGATCTTTGGCTCTTTTAGAATCGTGATTATCTCTTTTATGTAGATGGTTCTTGGCACAAGTCATTTTGTTATCCCCTGACAGAAAAGAGTTTGGATATGTCAATTGGCATCCAGCAATTCTGGTCCAAATAAAACCGTTCTAAAATTATTTGAACCAAAACCGTTGAGTATTCGATATATTTCTCAATCTAGCCAATCAACAATAATTTTTGTATCCTCGTTGAAATATGTCTTTGGGCATTTCAATTATATTGATTTAAAAATTAGTTTATCTATTAGATATAGATATGACTGAAGACATTTGTGATTTTTGCAAAGGACTAGGCTCAATATCTTCCCATGATTGCGTTTATTGCAATGGCACTGGGGAATGGAACCAGGCAGCACAAGCATATGTCAAAAATCACATTTGCCAATGTATAGTACTTGACAGAAAGTTTTGCCCGGTTTGTAACAAGGCATGTCATCATGATACTTCGTTGAATCCAAAACAGAGAATTGATCCAGGTTATGGCGGTTCATCAATTCCAGAAATTACTGTAATTGCTTAGGTAACTATCTCATCAAGACGCCCTTCTTCTTGGGCCTGTCTTATTTCCATGGCGATTCTTTTGCCAATTCCAAATGTTTTGCCGTACTGATATTTTGTGTACGGGCTAGTAGTTGCAACAATCGGATTTCCAGGGACTCGCAATGACACATCATACACTACAAGCTCCAAATCCTTTGTAATTACACTCTGCAAAGAAAATGGCCCAATGATTCCTGGGGCGTATTCCTTTTTGACTGCAGCTACAAACTTGTCGCCCATCTTGATTACTTTTTCAAGCAACGACTCTCTGATGCTAGCTGGTGTGTGACCTACCTCGATGTTTTGCAAGTCAATGTTGATATCTAGCTGCTGTTTTGCTGGAAGCGCGTTAAAGTCATGGACGTTTGTCTGCAGTCTTCGTTCAATTCCAATAAAATCAACCTGCTTTGATATTGGAGTGTGAAAGAAATTAAAATTCATGTATGTGCCAATTGCAAGTTCCTCGATGCTTGCTTGTTCTAGGCCCTTTCTTGAAATTAATCCTTGTTTTATTTTTGCTTCTGATTTTTCTTTATAGTCTTTGTAAGATGATACTGTGAAAAATGCCCGCTCTAATGGTCTCTTTAATTCTTGTACCTTTACGATACATGGCTTGTTGATGTTTTTTGGGTCTTTGAATAACTTTGGAAATTTTATTCTTGCCTTCTCTAGTAAAAAGTACTGGTTTCTTTTTGCTGTTCTCTCTTCTGCTTGGAATAGTTTTCTGTTTCCAAATATTGGAACCTTAAATGAATTTTCCAAGGTTTTGTATCCAAGATATACAGTCAGTGATCTATGAGGAACTATTATGACATTAGAGTCTCGCATGGCTTTTTGATTTTTAGTAGATGCCATATCCTTGAATTTATTTAACACAACAATCTCGTCTGCTATTCTTCCAAATCTCTGGTATGGTCCTTCCCTTCCTTTTTGGCAATACACTAGCGTCTGAAAGTTTTCATCTTTTGCCCCATCCATTACCTCAAGTGCAGAGTGACTTCCCATCACACCAATCTTTACATCAGAATATCCATTTACAATTTTTTTAATCTCAGAAGAACTAATCATAAGATAACTAGAATACAGGAACTAATATAGCTAATTTTCAAAAATCAGCCTCAAAAAATAGCATCGAATTTTTACATTTAGAATTTTAATTAATGATAAGTTTGAAAAATCAAATTATGAAAGTAGTGGTAAAATTACAATAGTCATTATAGAATAGGTTGCAGCCACACCCATTACAAAATAAGACCATGTTGGTCTGATGCGTATTTTTTTAAGTACGGTCAGAACGAAAATACTCACAGAAACAATAGACGTACTTTTTGCTACCAGATTTAAAAAGTCTTTTAGTTCATCTGTCTTGTTCTTGAATATTATTTCAAAATTACTTGCCCCAAACGCCAGTAATATTCCTAGAATTATTCCTAAAACCAATAATATGATCTTGGTTGGATTAATCATGTGCAGGCAGTTGAATTTATTTCACTCATATTAATCCATTATTGAAAATCGAAATTGTATTTATTAGAATGAGATGTAGTTAAAACTCATGACAAAAGATTTGAAAAAAACCACAACATTTGATGTCAAAAAAAGAATCAACAGGTTAAACTTTGATCAAAAAACAAATTATGTTCTCCTCAACTTTACAAGAGTAAGATAGAATGGAAAAAATACCGCAAAATGAAAGGGCACTAATTCTTCAGGGAGGTGGTTCCCTCGGAGCATATGAAGCAGGGTGTTATGACGCAGGTTACAAGTTCCTAAAACACAGAAACACACTAGAAGATCAAAAGAGACCGATGTTTGATATAATTGCAGGCACATCTATTGGTGCAATCAATTCTGCAATAATTACAAGTTATGTGGTAGAAAACAAGACGTGGGAAGGTTCTGCAGAACGGTTAATTGATTTTTGGAATTATATTTCAACAGAATCATTTTTAGATAAAATTCCAAATTATATGACACAATGGTGGGATAATTATAGAAAGTTTTTCACAAATCTTGCAGATGCCGAAACTACTAGGAGATATTATTCTTCAAAAGAATTTACTGCTACTGGAGTCTCCAAAGTATTCTCACACCCTCAGATGGTTGCTGACAATAGATTCTTTGATATGTTTAACGTGTGGTACAGATATGATTCCAAACCACTAAAAGAAAGCCTAGAAAAATTTGCCAAATTTCCTATTGCCACTAGTCGTGAATATGATCAACCAAGACTATTGCTTGTCGCTACTGACGTAGGAGAAGGCATGCCTGTTGTGTTTGATAGCTATGAAAAAGAGGATGGTGGAAGACATAGTGGTTATGGAAAATTAATTGTAGATGAAAATAACAAAAAGAATTCAATAATAGGATTTGAACATGTCATAAGATATGATGATGGAATAACTGCAGATCAGGTCATTGCAAGTGCATCAGTACCAGTTAACTATGATTATGTCAAGATGGATGCAGAACGTTATGACTCAAATACAAAGAGATATGAAAAAGAAGAACGTTTTTTCTGGGATGGTGGGATTCTAATCAATACACCATTAATGCAGGTGATTATAGCTCAAAGACAATATTGGTATTATGGTAAGGGAGTAAAGGGCATCCTGCCAAAACTTGATGTAGTTCAAATAAATTTGAACCCTGCACGAGTTAACACAGTTCCTTTCGATTATGATGGTGTAAAAAATAGGGTTTCAGATATTGTTTTTGCAGATAGAACAAAGAACGACGAAACGATATTGTTGTTTCTTCAATCATTTCAGGAGATGACAAAAAAATTAATCAATATGTCAATTGAACGTGGAATAAAACAAGAAGTAATTGATAAAATGCTCGATGAACCACTACCTATGCAACACCGCTTTGTTGGTGCAATGGCAACAAAATATCGTGATTTTGTAGAAGGTGAACTAAACATAGGTGAAATCATAAGAATTGAAAGAGAACATGATGACTATGCGGTTTCAAACAAGGTTTTTGATTTTACTTCAAACACAATAAAACGCCTCATACAAAACGGTTATGATGATATGATTGATTATCTTAAAACCCGCTTTAGTTCAGAATATCTAAAAAAGATTGGCATGTTGACTGACATTTGAGATGTTAAATTAACCAATCACAAGATTTTTCTTAATACACATTACAATACTGATATGTTTTATTCCGTTGAATTACAGATGGCCGGAGTTATCTTGCTTACTGCCATGGCAGTAGGTGGAATCTCTTTGTGGATTAAGCGAAGACAAGAACAGAAAAAACTGGATGCTGCAGATGAGGCACAAACTAGCTAGTGCTAAAATCATCGTACCATCTAATAGATAAAATACCATGAATGATTAGATAGTTTACAATGAAGCTGATAGTTGGCATTACTGGCAGTACTGGTGTAATCTATGGCGTTCGCTTGTTAGAGGTCTTAAAGAAACTGGGAGTTGAGACTCATCTGATAATGTCAGAGTGGGCAATCAAGTGTCTTGCAATGGAGACAGAATTTCAAATAGGCTATGTAAAGTCACTTGCAACTACAACTTCTGATGAATCAAACATGGCAGCAAGCGTTTCAAGTGGAACTCATAAGGTTGATGGAATGATTGTCGCGCCATGCAGCATGAAAACATTGTCTGCAATTGCAAATGGGTATGATGACACATTGGTTGCAAGGGCAGCAGGTGTGACAATTAAGGAATCTAGAAAATTAATTTTGATGGTTCGAGAAACTCCGCTTTCTGCAATCCATCTTGAAAACATGTTAAAATTATCAAGACTTGGAATTGTAATACTGCCGCCAGTTACAGAATTTTATACAAAACCAAAAACAATCGATGATATTGTAAATCACGGAGTTGGAAAGTGTCTGGACCAGTTTAATCTGGAGCACGGTTTATACCCTCGTTGGGGTACTTTCAAATTATAATTGGCTAGAGTTGTTTTTGAAAAGATCATAAAGGCTGACAGAAAAAAAGTTTT
This window encodes:
- a CDS encoding HD domain-containing protein, whose protein sequence is MEDSADIVLKAKKLAHEKHKNQKRKDGVTPYSDHLEGVVNRLKNLGVTDKNVLAAAWMHDIIEDTDVTFDQINEKFGREIAVIILSLTKDKSVAKKDIEQQYVTQLKNASIDAKLIKLCDISANLKDLSTAAISKNQKNKQVKKIIHYMRIIKNDISEKQSEYSKIAEIINGINTICIKFHQKPFTV
- a CDS encoding formate--phosphoribosylaminoimidazolecarboxamide ligase family protein gives rise to the protein MISSSEIKKIVNGYSDVKIGVMGSHSALEVMDGAKDENFQTLVYCQKGREGPYQRFGRIADEIVVLNKFKDMASTKNQKAMRDSNVIIVPHRSLTVYLGYKTLENSFKVPIFGNRKLFQAEERTAKRNQYFLLEKARIKFPKLFKDPKNINKPCIVKVQELKRPLERAFFTVSSYKDYKEKSEAKIKQGLISRKGLEQASIEELAIGTYMNFNFFHTPISKQVDFIGIERRLQTNVHDFNALPAKQQLDINIDLQNIEVGHTPASIRESLLEKVIKMGDKFVAAVKKEYAPGIIGPFSLQSVITKDLELVVYDVSLRVPGNPIVATTSPYTKYQYGKTFGIGKRIAMEIRQAQEEGRLDEIVT
- a CDS encoding patatin-like phospholipase family protein; amino-acid sequence: MEKIPQNERALILQGGGSLGAYEAGCYDAGYKFLKHRNTLEDQKRPMFDIIAGTSIGAINSAIITSYVVENKTWEGSAERLIDFWNYISTESFLDKIPNYMTQWWDNYRKFFTNLADAETTRRYYSSKEFTATGVSKVFSHPQMVADNRFFDMFNVWYRYDSKPLKESLEKFAKFPIATSREYDQPRLLLVATDVGEGMPVVFDSYEKEDGGRHSGYGKLIVDENNKKNSIIGFEHVIRYDDGITADQVIASASVPVNYDYVKMDAERYDSNTKRYEKEERFFWDGGILINTPLMQVIIAQRQYWYYGKGVKGILPKLDVVQINLNPARVNTVPFDYDGVKNRVSDIVFADRTKNDETILLFLQSFQEMTKKLINMSIERGIKQEVIDKMLDEPLPMQHRFVGAMATKYRDFVEGELNIGEIIRIEREHDDYAVSNKVFDFTSNTIKRLIQNGYDDMIDYLKTRFSSEYLKKIGMLTDI
- a CDS encoding UbiX family flavin prenyltransferase, which gives rise to MKLIVGITGSTGVIYGVRLLEVLKKLGVETHLIMSEWAIKCLAMETEFQIGYVKSLATTTSDESNMAASVSSGTHKVDGMIVAPCSMKTLSAIANGYDDTLVARAAGVTIKESRKLILMVRETPLSAIHLENMLKLSRLGIVILPPVTEFYTKPKTIDDIVNHGVGKCLDQFNLEHGLYPRWGTFKL